Proteins encoded in a region of the Microbacterium neungamense genome:
- a CDS encoding LemA family protein has protein sequence MEWLWPVLIVVGVLVLVGVYLWSTYNSLVQLNVRVDEAWSGITVQLKRRADLIPNLIETVRGYAAHEKAVFESVTRARAETLSATGPAEAGVAEGHLQQALRSLFAVAEAYPQLQASQNFLQLQHSLVDTEDKIQAARRFYNGGVRELNTKIKVFPNNLFARGLGFTEREFFEVADNGAISEPPRVQF, from the coding sequence ATGGAATGGCTCTGGCCGGTACTGATCGTCGTCGGCGTGCTGGTGCTCGTCGGCGTCTATCTGTGGTCGACCTACAACTCGCTGGTGCAGCTGAACGTGCGCGTCGACGAGGCATGGAGCGGCATCACGGTGCAGCTCAAGCGCCGCGCGGACCTCATCCCCAACCTCATCGAGACGGTGAGAGGGTACGCCGCCCACGAGAAGGCGGTGTTCGAGAGCGTCACACGCGCTCGCGCCGAGACGCTGTCGGCGACCGGCCCCGCCGAAGCCGGAGTCGCCGAGGGCCACCTGCAGCAGGCGCTGCGCAGCCTGTTCGCGGTGGCGGAGGCCTACCCGCAGCTGCAGGCCAGCCAGAACTTCCTGCAGCTGCAGCATTCGCTGGTCGACACCGAGGACAAGATCCAGGCCGCCCGCCGCTTCTACAACGGCGGCGTGCGCGAGCTGAACACCAAGATCAAGGTCTTCCCGAACAACCTGTTCGCCCGCGGGCTGGGTTTCACCGAGCGGGAGTTCTTCGAAGTCGCCGACAACGGCGCGATCTCCGAACCGCCGCGCGTGCAGTTCTGA
- a CDS encoding winged helix-turn-helix domain-containing protein produces the protein MTETLSAAEARRMTLGAQGFSRRPPAAVASRHLHRAMDRMGVLQIDSVNVFARSHYMPMFSRLGAYDPALLDRLFLAGPTHYVEYLAHEAAFIPVGDWALWRFRMDDWRARAAKPGAWMHAHTRTLDWVRAELREHGPLRPADLRDDAPRERGSWWDWDEAKVALEHLWRCGDVAIAGRNGFERRYGLAEQVIPAAVRSRDVPRADAVRELVRRAARAYGVATEADLDDYHRLRDRTAVRAAIADLVDAGELEPVRVRGWERSGRPLPAWRHREAALPRRIGRAALLTPFDPLVWFRDRALRVFGLDYRIEIYVPAEKRRYGYYSLPVLAGDRIVARVDLKADRAVSTLRVQSAWWEPQGRDADAAAIAGELLRAAGWQRLERISVSGWGDAADAVARALHGRDVEVERHTHPREAELGTVA, from the coding sequence GTGACCGAGACTCTCAGCGCCGCGGAGGCGCGCCGGATGACCCTGGGCGCGCAGGGCTTCTCGCGGCGGCCGCCCGCCGCGGTGGCATCCCGCCATCTCCATCGCGCCATGGACCGGATGGGCGTGCTGCAGATCGACTCCGTCAACGTCTTCGCCCGTTCCCACTACATGCCGATGTTCTCGCGCCTGGGCGCGTACGACCCGGCGCTGCTGGACCGCCTCTTCCTCGCCGGCCCGACGCACTACGTCGAATACCTGGCGCACGAGGCGGCGTTCATCCCGGTCGGCGACTGGGCGCTGTGGCGGTTCCGCATGGACGACTGGCGAGCGCGGGCGGCGAAGCCCGGGGCGTGGATGCATGCGCACACCCGGACGCTCGACTGGGTCCGTGCCGAGCTGCGGGAACACGGGCCGCTGCGTCCGGCCGACCTCCGCGACGACGCTCCGCGGGAGCGCGGCTCGTGGTGGGACTGGGACGAGGCGAAGGTCGCGCTCGAGCACCTGTGGCGCTGCGGCGACGTGGCGATCGCCGGGCGCAACGGCTTCGAGCGGCGTTACGGCCTCGCGGAGCAGGTGATCCCGGCCGCCGTCCGGTCCCGGGACGTGCCCCGGGCGGATGCCGTGCGCGAGCTGGTCCGCCGGGCCGCACGCGCGTACGGCGTCGCGACCGAGGCCGACCTGGACGACTACCACCGGCTCCGGGACCGGACCGCGGTGCGTGCCGCGATCGCCGACCTCGTGGACGCCGGCGAGCTCGAGCCGGTGCGCGTGCGCGGCTGGGAGCGGTCGGGGCGCCCGCTGCCGGCGTGGCGTCACCGCGAGGCCGCGCTCCCCCGCCGGATCGGCCGGGCGGCGCTGCTGACGCCGTTCGACCCGCTGGTGTGGTTCCGCGACCGGGCGCTGCGCGTGTTCGGGCTGGACTACCGGATCGAGATCTATGTCCCGGCCGAGAAGCGCCGCTACGGGTACTACTCGCTGCCGGTGCTCGCCGGGGACCGGATCGTCGCCCGCGTGGATCTGAAGGCGGACCGCGCGGTGTCGACCCTGCGCGTGCAGTCGGCGTGGTGGGAGCCGCAGGGACGGGACGCGGATGCCGCGGCGATCGCCGGGGAGCTGCTGCGGGCGGCCGGATGGCAGAGACTCGAGCGCATCAGCGTCTCCGGCTGGGGCGACGCGGCCGACGCCGTGGCCCGCGCGCTGCACGGCCGGGACGTGGAGGTGGAGCGGCACACGCATCCGCGGGAGGCGGAGCTGGGCACGGTCGCCTGA
- a CDS encoding AI-2E family transporter produces MSDERRPRFRNPFRPVPPPTERTVTTAADETIPFGLRVAAGYSWRLLVIAAVIGVFIWLVMLLKLLVIPLLVGILITALLWPGFELMLRARFPRWLAIAIAILGTIGIVTGLLWLVVWQVRAQLPDVQEKTAQAIETFRQSLVDGPLHLSEQQIQDYIDQGIALIQEQAEFLWSAAGALGGTAAHVLTGALLSLFILITLLADGAGIWRWTVKLFPRNARPAVDAAARNGWATIVNYARTQALVAAIDGIGIGIGAALLQVPLAIPVAVLVFLGSFVPIVGAVITGAVAVFLALVYNGPLIALAMLAVVLAVQQIEGHILQPILMGSAVKVHPLAVVLVVAGGAMIAGIPGALFAVPLAAFINVAAVTISTGSWRTGEKPHADLIWSTVPHPRQRRNR; encoded by the coding sequence ATGAGCGACGAGCGCAGACCGCGGTTCCGAAACCCGTTCCGCCCCGTGCCCCCACCGACCGAGAGGACGGTGACCACCGCCGCCGACGAGACGATACCGTTCGGGCTGCGGGTCGCCGCCGGCTATTCGTGGCGGCTGCTGGTGATCGCGGCCGTGATCGGGGTGTTCATCTGGCTGGTGATGCTGCTGAAGCTGCTGGTCATCCCGCTCCTGGTCGGCATCCTGATCACCGCGCTGCTGTGGCCCGGGTTCGAGCTGATGCTGCGGGCCCGCTTCCCGCGCTGGCTCGCGATCGCGATCGCCATCCTCGGCACGATCGGCATCGTCACAGGGCTGCTGTGGCTCGTGGTGTGGCAGGTCCGCGCGCAGCTGCCGGATGTGCAGGAGAAGACCGCGCAGGCGATCGAGACCTTCCGGCAGTCGCTCGTGGACGGGCCGCTGCACCTCAGCGAGCAGCAGATCCAGGACTACATCGACCAGGGGATCGCGCTGATCCAGGAGCAGGCCGAATTCCTGTGGAGCGCGGCCGGAGCGCTCGGCGGCACCGCCGCGCACGTGCTCACCGGCGCGCTGCTGTCGCTGTTCATCCTGATCACCCTGCTCGCCGACGGCGCCGGCATCTGGCGCTGGACGGTGAAGCTGTTCCCGCGCAACGCCCGTCCGGCGGTGGACGCCGCGGCACGCAACGGCTGGGCGACGATCGTGAACTACGCCCGGACGCAGGCGCTGGTGGCGGCCATCGACGGCATCGGCATCGGCATCGGCGCCGCGCTGCTGCAGGTGCCGCTGGCGATCCCGGTCGCGGTGCTGGTGTTCCTCGGTTCGTTCGTGCCGATCGTCGGTGCGGTGATCACCGGCGCCGTCGCGGTGTTCCTCGCGCTGGTCTACAACGGCCCGCTGATCGCCCTGGCCATGCTCGCGGTGGTGCTCGCGGTGCAGCAGATCGAGGGCCACATCCTGCAGCCCATCCTGATGGGATCCGCGGTCAAGGTGCATCCGCTCGCGGTCGTGCTCGTGGTCGCCGGAGGCGCCATGATCGCCGGCATCCCGGGCGCGCTGTTCGCCGTCCCGCTCGCGGCCTTCATCAACGTCGCCGCGGTGACCATCAGCACGGGGTCGTGGCGGACCGGCGAGAAGCCCCACGCCGACCTGATCTGGAGCACGGTGCCGCATCCGCGGCAGAGGAGGAATCGATGA
- the ilvA gene encoding threonine ammonia-lyase, with protein sequence MSTTPSLAEFEAAAESLAGVIAHTPALPSRALSERLGAPVVLKMENLQRTGSFKIRGATYRLAQLTAEERRRGVVAASAGNHAQGVALAAQALGIHATIFMPLGVPVPKLLATRGYGAEVVLEGETVATSLQLAAEFAERTGAVLIHPFDHRDVVIGQGTLGLEVYQDVPEVDTVLMGIGGGGLIAGVAAAVRAAAARDGRRVRIIGVQAENAAAMPPSLQAGHPVEIRTQPTIADGILVARPGDVPFEIIREHVDEVVTVSDDDIARALLVLLEQAKVVVEPAGAVGVAAILAGKVRATGTTVSILSGGNIDPLLLQRVVAHGLAAAGRYLTIRIPLPDRPGQLARVSELLAEAGANVMEVLHTRHGQGLQISEVILQLSIETRGAEHTELTLDTLRRAGYDPIVVPD encoded by the coding sequence ATGAGCACGACCCCCAGCCTGGCCGAGTTCGAAGCGGCCGCGGAGAGCCTGGCGGGGGTGATCGCGCACACGCCCGCGCTGCCGTCGCGGGCGCTCAGCGAGAGACTGGGCGCGCCGGTCGTGCTGAAGATGGAGAACCTCCAGCGCACCGGCTCGTTCAAGATCCGCGGAGCCACCTACCGTCTCGCTCAGCTCACGGCGGAGGAGCGCCGCCGCGGGGTCGTCGCGGCATCCGCGGGCAACCATGCCCAGGGCGTCGCGCTCGCGGCGCAGGCTCTCGGCATCCACGCCACGATCTTCATGCCGCTGGGCGTGCCGGTGCCGAAGCTCCTCGCCACGCGCGGGTACGGCGCCGAGGTGGTGCTGGAGGGGGAGACCGTCGCCACCTCGCTGCAGCTGGCGGCCGAGTTCGCCGAGCGCACCGGGGCGGTCCTCATCCACCCCTTCGACCACCGCGATGTGGTGATCGGACAGGGCACGCTCGGCCTCGAGGTCTACCAGGACGTGCCCGAGGTGGACACCGTGCTGATGGGCATCGGAGGCGGCGGGCTGATCGCCGGCGTCGCCGCCGCCGTCCGGGCCGCGGCGGCACGGGACGGGCGCCGCGTGCGGATCATCGGCGTGCAGGCCGAGAACGCCGCCGCGATGCCGCCCTCGCTGCAGGCCGGGCACCCGGTGGAGATCCGCACCCAGCCGACCATCGCCGACGGCATCCTCGTCGCCCGGCCCGGCGACGTGCCGTTCGAGATCATCCGGGAGCACGTCGACGAGGTGGTCACCGTCTCCGACGACGACATCGCCCGGGCGCTGCTGGTGCTGCTGGAGCAGGCGAAGGTCGTCGTGGAGCCCGCCGGTGCGGTCGGCGTCGCCGCCATCCTCGCCGGCAAGGTGCGCGCCACCGGCACGACGGTGTCGATCCTGTCGGGAGGGAACATCGACCCGCTGCTGCTGCAGCGGGTGGTGGCGCACGGTCTCGCCGCGGCCGGCCGCTACCTCACCATCCGGATCCCGCTGCCCGACCGCCCCGGCCAGCTCGCCCGCGTCTCCGAGCTGCTCGCCGAGGCGGGCGCGAACGTGATGGAGGTGCTGCACACCCGGCACGGTCAGGGGCTGCAGATCAGCGAGGTGATCCTGCAGCTGAGCATCGAGACCCGCGGAGCCGAGCACACCGAGCTCACCCTCGACACGCTGCGTCGCGCCGGCTACGACCCGATCGTCGTCCCCGACTGA
- the greA gene encoding transcription elongation factor GreA, with product MSTDAQVPFLTQEAYDRLVEELEYLSTTGRDEIAKRIEAAREEGDLRENGGYHAAKDEQGKQEARIRTLQQLLKTAKVGEAPESRGVVEPGTVVTARVAGDEEVFLLGSREIAAGSDLDVYSEASPLGQAIIGLKIGDKASYEAPNGRSIPVEILGVETYTG from the coding sequence GTGTCCACAGACGCTCAGGTACCGTTCCTCACCCAGGAGGCCTATGACCGGCTCGTGGAGGAGCTGGAGTACCTCTCCACGACAGGCCGCGACGAGATCGCGAAGCGCATCGAGGCCGCCCGCGAAGAGGGCGATCTCCGCGAGAACGGCGGATACCACGCCGCCAAGGACGAGCAGGGCAAGCAGGAGGCGCGCATCCGCACCCTGCAGCAGCTGCTGAAGACCGCGAAGGTGGGCGAGGCGCCCGAGAGCCGCGGGGTCGTCGAGCCCGGCACCGTCGTCACGGCGCGGGTCGCCGGCGACGAGGAGGTGTTCCTGCTCGGCAGCCGCGAGATCGCGGCCGGCAGCGACCTCGACGTGTACAGCGAGGCGAGCCCGCTCGGCCAGGCGATCATCGGCCTGAAGATCGGCGACAAGGCCTCCTACGAGGCGCCCAACGGCCGGTCCATCCCGGTGGAGATCCTCGGCGTGGAGACCTACACCGGCTGA
- a CDS encoding DUF4307 domain-containing protein: MTTARDLDDRYGRTARRRLPWIVAGVAAAVVVGAFGWMTVSGAMNAVDADELGFQVVDEHSVTLRFQVTAPAGADVVCAVEAQDEEFGVVGWKIVRIPAGEGHSRALEVTIPTVATATTGLVNTCWVS; encoded by the coding sequence GTGACCACCGCGCGCGACCTCGACGACCGCTACGGCCGCACCGCGCGCCGCCGCCTGCCGTGGATCGTCGCCGGGGTCGCCGCCGCCGTCGTCGTCGGCGCGTTCGGCTGGATGACCGTGAGCGGCGCGATGAACGCCGTGGACGCCGACGAGCTCGGCTTCCAGGTCGTCGACGAGCACAGTGTGACGCTGCGCTTCCAGGTGACCGCGCCCGCCGGAGCAGACGTCGTGTGCGCGGTGGAGGCGCAGGACGAGGAGTTCGGCGTGGTCGGCTGGAAGATCGTCCGGATCCCCGCCGGGGAGGGGCATTCCCGGGCGCTGGAGGTCACCATCCCGACCGTCGCGACCGCGACGACGGGTTTGGTGAACACCTGCTGGGTGTCCTAA
- a CDS encoding S-ribosylhomocysteine lyase: MADVESFTLDHTAVKAPYVRLIGVEHGPRGDAISNFDVRFVQPNEGEIPTAGLHTIEHVLASQLRDRIDGVIDISPFGCRTGFHLIMWGEPAVADVVTAIRDSLAFIAEEAEWDDVPGVSAVECGNYRDHSLHSAKEWTRRILDQGISLDAFERVGV, from the coding sequence ATGGCCGACGTCGAGAGCTTCACCCTCGACCACACCGCCGTCAAGGCGCCGTACGTCCGGCTGATCGGCGTGGAGCACGGACCCCGCGGGGACGCGATCTCGAACTTCGACGTGCGGTTCGTGCAGCCGAACGAAGGCGAGATCCCCACCGCGGGGCTGCACACCATCGAGCACGTGCTGGCCAGCCAGCTGCGCGACCGCATCGACGGGGTGATCGACATCTCGCCGTTCGGATGCCGCACCGGCTTCCACCTGATCATGTGGGGCGAACCGGCGGTCGCCGACGTCGTCACCGCGATCCGCGACAGCCTCGCCTTCATCGCCGAGGAGGCGGAGTGGGACGACGTCCCCGGCGTCTCGGCCGTGGAGTGCGGCAACTACCGCGACCACAGTCTGCACAGCGCGAAGGAGTGGACGCGCCGCATCCTGGATCAGGGGATCAGCCTGGACGCGTTCGAGCGGGTCGGGGTGTGA
- the trhA gene encoding PAQR family membrane homeostasis protein TrhA — protein sequence MDAAAQDAAVDIKPSWRGWIHAGTFPVAIVAGVVLIALAQGGPAKTAAAVFMATSLLLFGNSALYHRIDWSPTVKAVFRRIDHANILLLIAGTYTPIATLALVPQKGVLLLCLVWGGALVGILFRVFWLSAPRWLYVALYLLLGWAAVMYLGDLLAANVAMMILVCVGGLLYSAGAVVYAMKRPNPWPGHFGFHEIFHVCTVLAFLCHWTACLLISLDPHSPSLGLPG from the coding sequence ATGGACGCCGCTGCGCAGGACGCGGCCGTCGACATCAAACCGTCCTGGCGCGGCTGGATCCACGCCGGCACGTTCCCGGTCGCGATCGTCGCCGGCGTGGTGCTGATCGCGCTCGCCCAGGGCGGTCCGGCCAAGACCGCCGCCGCGGTGTTCATGGCGACCTCGCTGCTGCTGTTCGGCAACTCCGCCCTCTACCACCGGATCGACTGGAGCCCCACCGTGAAGGCGGTGTTCCGGCGCATCGACCACGCGAACATCCTGCTGCTCATCGCCGGCACGTACACCCCGATCGCCACGCTCGCCCTGGTGCCGCAGAAGGGCGTCCTGCTGCTCTGCCTGGTCTGGGGCGGCGCGCTGGTGGGCATCCTGTTCCGCGTGTTCTGGCTCTCCGCGCCGCGCTGGCTCTACGTCGCCCTCTACCTGCTGCTGGGCTGGGCGGCGGTCATGTACCTCGGCGACCTGCTGGCCGCGAACGTCGCGATGATGATCCTCGTCTGCGTCGGCGGCCTGCTGTACAGCGCCGGGGCCGTGGTGTACGCGATGAAGCGGCCGAACCCGTGGCCGGGGCACTTCGGCTTCCACGAGATCTTCCACGTGTGCACCGTGCTCGCCTTCCTCTGCCACTGGACCGCGTGCCTGCTGATCTCGCTGGACCCGCACTCCCCCTCGCTCGGCCTGCCCGGCTGA
- a CDS encoding isoprenyl transferase, which yields MSARESSGRGPLYRLYGNLLRRRLDPASVPHHVAMMIDGNRRWARQLGYDSPADGHRAGAAKMREFLQWCDELGIRVVSLYLLSSDNLRKRDSKEIGDLIEIIAELADSLSQHGTWRVKHVGRADILPAELRRVLEGAEERTREHAGLHVNLAVGYGGRNEIVDAVRSIIAHHDASGGTLEDLAAQLTPEMIGEHLYTGGQPDPDLVIRTSGEQRLSDFLLWQSAHSEFYFVEALGPDLRKVDFLRAIRDYADRDRRFGR from the coding sequence GTGAGTGCGCGAGAGAGCTCGGGGCGGGGGCCCCTCTACCGGCTCTACGGGAACCTGCTGCGGCGGCGGCTCGACCCGGCATCCGTGCCCCACCACGTCGCGATGATGATCGACGGGAACCGGCGCTGGGCGCGTCAGCTCGGCTACGACTCGCCCGCCGACGGACACCGCGCCGGAGCCGCGAAGATGCGCGAGTTCCTGCAGTGGTGCGACGAGCTCGGCATCCGCGTGGTGTCGCTGTACCTGCTCTCCAGCGACAACCTGCGCAAACGCGACTCGAAGGAGATCGGCGACCTGATCGAGATCATCGCCGAGCTCGCCGACTCGCTGTCGCAGCACGGCACCTGGCGGGTCAAGCACGTCGGCCGGGCCGACATCCTGCCCGCCGAGCTGCGCCGCGTCCTGGAGGGCGCGGAGGAGCGCACCCGCGAGCACGCCGGACTGCACGTGAACCTCGCCGTCGGATACGGCGGGCGCAACGAGATCGTGGACGCGGTCCGCAGCATCATCGCCCACCACGACGCGTCCGGCGGCACGCTGGAGGATCTCGCCGCCCAGCTCACGCCGGAGATGATCGGCGAGCACCTGTACACCGGCGGGCAGCCGGACCCTGACCTCGTCATCCGCACCAGCGGTGAGCAGCGGCTCAGCGACTTCCTGCTCTGGCAGAGCGCGCACAGCGAGTTCTACTTCGTCGAGGCGCTCGGCCCCGACCTGCGCAAGGTCGACTTCCTGCGCGCGATCCGGGACTACGCCGACCGCGACCGCCGGTTCGGGCGCTGA
- a CDS encoding aminotransferase class V-fold PLP-dependent enzyme, giving the protein MTVFDDYVASFDAEPGYLNWAAFGPLSPAVRTEAALDADLLGGVRPSSHALVAERIDQARAAVAELLGAKVDEVTLQPSSTHGLMQALYGLSGAVVAAAGEFPSISLTLERAAQASRGALVPRWITPEDGQVTPDAVAAVLDDEVSALAVSHVDFRTGYRADLAALREVIGPDRLLIVDAVQSFGVVEDDYAAADVVAGHGYKWLRAGRGTGFARFSDRARERIVPVLSGITGTVAEDMYAGELPGPAASARAFTVSGPDPLAAGRLDTAVREVRDAGVAAVQDRIAEHVGEIIRIADRHGIRVASPRGRAWRAGIVSLLPAEPGRLAASLANAGVVVTARGPAVRISAHAGTDAETLRMLDEAIAASGNETFIIG; this is encoded by the coding sequence ATGACCGTCTTCGACGACTACGTCGCCTCGTTCGACGCGGAACCCGGGTACCTGAACTGGGCGGCCTTCGGTCCGCTCTCTCCCGCGGTGCGCACCGAGGCGGCCCTCGACGCCGACCTCCTCGGCGGGGTGCGCCCGTCCTCCCACGCGCTCGTCGCCGAGCGCATCGACCAGGCCCGGGCGGCCGTCGCGGAGCTCCTGGGCGCGAAGGTCGACGAGGTGACCCTGCAGCCGTCCTCCACCCACGGCCTGATGCAGGCGCTGTACGGCCTGTCCGGGGCCGTCGTCGCGGCTGCCGGCGAGTTCCCCAGCATCAGCCTCACCCTGGAGCGCGCCGCGCAGGCCTCGCGCGGCGCGCTGGTGCCGCGCTGGATCACGCCGGAGGACGGGCAGGTGACGCCGGATGCCGTCGCCGCCGTGCTCGACGACGAGGTCTCCGCGCTCGCGGTCAGCCACGTCGACTTCCGCACCGGGTACCGCGCCGACCTCGCCGCGCTGCGCGAGGTCATCGGCCCGGACCGGCTGCTCATCGTCGACGCCGTGCAGTCCTTCGGCGTGGTCGAGGACGACTACGCCGCCGCGGACGTGGTCGCCGGCCACGGGTACAAGTGGCTGCGGGCCGGCCGCGGCACCGGGTTCGCCCGGTTCTCCGACCGCGCCCGGGAGCGGATCGTCCCGGTGCTCAGTGGCATCACCGGCACCGTGGCCGAGGACATGTACGCCGGCGAGCTGCCCGGGCCGGCGGCATCCGCCCGCGCCTTCACGGTGAGCGGCCCCGACCCGCTCGCCGCCGGCCGCCTCGACACCGCCGTGCGCGAGGTGCGCGACGCCGGGGTCGCGGCCGTCCAGGACCGCATCGCCGAGCACGTCGGCGAGATCATCCGGATCGCCGACCGGCACGGCATCCGCGTCGCCTCCCCGCGCGGACGCGCATGGCGCGCCGGCATCGTGTCGCTGCTGCCCGCGGAGCCGGGCCGTCTCGCCGCCTCGCTGGCGAACGCCGGCGTCGTGGTCACCGCGCGCGGGCCTGCGGTGCGGATCTCCGCGCACGCCGGCACGGATGCGGAGACGCTGCGGATGCTGGACGAGGCGATCGCGGCATCCGGCAACGAGACGTTCATCATCGGTTAA